A window from Kovacikia minuta CCNUW1 encodes these proteins:
- a CDS encoding AAA family ATPase, protein MRDRIQHLIENLGQTIVGKRDAIRLVLVALISGGHTLLEDVPGVGKTLLAKSLARSIDGKFQRIQCTPDLMPTDVTGTNIWNQRTGEFEFLSGPVFANVLLADEINRATPRTQSALLEVMEEHQVTVDGVSRKVPSPFFVIATQNPVEYQGTFPLPEAQMDRFPLSLSLGYPTELEELQMLQRLQAGTGFSELQPCISLDEVQELQRLSSLVNVERSLQQYMLNLVRATRHDEEITLGISPRGTVALFRAAQALAFLEDREYILPDDVKYLAPHVLAHRMIPAGGRRARAIVERLLHSTPIP, encoded by the coding sequence ATGAGAGATCGAATTCAACACCTCATTGAAAATCTGGGTCAAACGATTGTTGGCAAACGCGATGCCATCCGGCTGGTTCTGGTTGCTCTGATTTCGGGCGGACATACCCTACTAGAAGATGTGCCAGGAGTTGGCAAAACTCTACTTGCTAAGTCTCTGGCGAGATCGATCGATGGGAAGTTTCAGCGCATCCAGTGTACCCCTGACTTGATGCCCACAGACGTGACGGGAACAAATATCTGGAATCAGCGAACGGGGGAATTTGAATTTTTGTCAGGTCCGGTTTTTGCGAACGTGTTGCTGGCAGATGAGATTAATCGGGCAACACCGCGTACCCAGTCGGCTTTGCTAGAGGTGATGGAGGAGCATCAGGTAACTGTGGATGGGGTTTCACGGAAAGTTCCCAGCCCATTTTTTGTGATTGCAACGCAAAATCCGGTGGAATACCAGGGCACCTTTCCCTTACCGGAAGCGCAGATGGATCGGTTTCCCCTATCCCTTTCGTTGGGCTATCCAACAGAGCTAGAGGAATTACAGATGCTGCAACGGCTTCAGGCTGGCACGGGATTCAGTGAACTACAGCCGTGCATTTCTCTGGATGAAGTGCAGGAATTACAGCGGCTTAGTTCTTTGGTGAACGTGGAGCGATCGCTGCAACAGTACATGCTTAATCTAGTGCGGGCAACCCGGCACGATGAAGAAATCACGCTTGGCATCAGCCCTAGAGGTACGGTTGCCCTGTTTCGGGCGGCGCAGGCATTGGCATTTTTAGAAGATCGGGAGTATATCCTTCCTGATGATGTGAAGTATCTTGCCCCCCATGTGTTGGCTCACCGCATGATTCCCGCAGGGGGGCGGAGGGCAAGGGCGATCGTCGAGCGATTGCTCCATTCAACGCCCATTCCTTAG
- a CDS encoding response regulator, with protein sequence MTSASIGYVSAARTLASLSQQRATGELTLSNGDRHWKLYFFHGRLVYGTGNFHRNRRWYRAVKQHHPQFCTSHVLMDEPWEYHLLSHDVIQNQLSVNQAQSIIKASLEEVLFSLVGNPLMNSEWYSIERFAFKNNSALSLLLSSSQVEQVLQRAQALWKQWKALELDTLSPYSAPVLRQSFPTEVADCPPLPEKLNPFLTGQHTLWDISSHAKRPITAVTRFLLPWVQRGAIALEELPDLPSIVQQSCSTPPVGNSKRARPVIACIDDSPTVGQVLATILEPAGYRVVNIQDPLTGIATLVKHKPDLIFLDLIMPATSGYNLCSFLRKTPAFQNTPIIILTSQDGLIDRTRAKIAGASDFMTKPPDTQTLISLVQSYLGAMMPIDLL encoded by the coding sequence ATGACCTCCGCATCTATCGGATATGTCAGTGCGGCTCGCACGCTGGCATCCTTAAGTCAGCAAAGAGCAACTGGCGAGTTAACTTTAAGCAATGGCGATCGCCACTGGAAGTTATATTTCTTTCATGGTCGATTAGTTTATGGAACAGGTAACTTTCATCGCAACAGGCGCTGGTACAGAGCGGTAAAGCAACACCATCCGCAATTCTGTACCTCCCATGTCTTAATGGATGAACCCTGGGAGTACCACTTGTTGAGCCACGATGTGATTCAGAATCAACTGAGTGTTAACCAGGCCCAATCCATTATCAAAGCAAGCCTGGAAGAAGTTTTGTTCTCGTTGGTTGGCAATCCACTGATGAACAGTGAATGGTATTCGATCGAGCGGTTTGCTTTCAAAAATAATTCTGCCCTGAGTTTGCTCCTATCTTCATCCCAGGTTGAGCAGGTTTTGCAACGGGCACAAGCGCTCTGGAAACAATGGAAAGCGTTGGAACTAGATACACTGAGTCCTTACAGTGCTCCTGTTTTAAGGCAATCATTCCCCACAGAAGTGGCTGACTGTCCTCCCCTTCCAGAAAAGCTCAATCCATTTCTTACGGGACAACATACCCTTTGGGATATTTCATCCCACGCGAAACGCCCGATTACCGCAGTGACCCGGTTTCTATTGCCCTGGGTTCAACGCGGGGCGATCGCGTTAGAAGAATTGCCAGATTTGCCTTCTATCGTCCAGCAATCCTGTTCCACGCCTCCGGTGGGCAACAGCAAGCGAGCCAGACCCGTGATTGCGTGCATTGATGACAGTCCCACCGTCGGTCAGGTTCTGGCAACCATTTTGGAGCCTGCTGGGTATCGGGTGGTGAATATTCAGGACCCCCTGACAGGGATTGCTACATTGGTGAAACATAAACCCGATCTGATCTTTTTAGACCTGATAATGCCTGCTACTAGCGGTTACAACCTGTGTAGTTTTCTGCGTAAAACGCCTGCGTTTCAGAATACTCCCATCATCATTTTGACCAGTCAGGATGGATTGATCGATCGCACCCGTGCCAAAATTGCGGGCGCTTCCGATTTCATGACCAAACCACCGGATACTCAAACCCTAATCAGCCTGGTTCAGAGTTACCTGGGGGCAATGATGCCGATTGATCTTTTGTAA
- a CDS encoding bifunctional riboflavin kinase/FAD synthetase has protein sequence MFLGGDEGFVSDKKFYATVVTFHPHPQEFFSGQPRSLLTPLAEKGALLKAMGIEQLVLLPFNHELAALTPEQFVEKILLQSLQAKKVSVGLDFCFGHRRAGTASDLRAIAATYGIEVTIAPLKNLEGERISSSAIRKALQAGDLQSANCLLGRSYSLVGKVCEGQQLGRTLGFPTANLQLPPEKFLPRSGVYAVQVHICEKTDSCNLLTEPKLLGVMNIGFRPTLDGTTQVIEVHLLDWAGDLYGRTLVVHLAEFLRPEQKFASLDVLKAQIQADCVAAKAILTKDQSASLPPGNSEPG, from the coding sequence CTGTTCTTAGGTGGGGACGAAGGTTTTGTTTCCGACAAGAAATTTTACGCTACAGTCGTTACCTTTCATCCCCATCCGCAAGAGTTTTTTAGTGGTCAACCGCGCTCCCTATTGACGCCCCTGGCAGAGAAAGGGGCGTTACTAAAAGCAATGGGAATTGAGCAGCTTGTTTTGCTGCCTTTTAACCACGAATTGGCTGCCCTAACACCAGAGCAATTCGTTGAAAAGATTCTATTGCAGTCATTACAAGCAAAAAAGGTCAGCGTCGGTTTAGATTTTTGCTTTGGGCATCGACGTGCGGGTACTGCCTCAGATTTGCGGGCGATCGCTGCTACCTATGGTATCGAAGTGACGATCGCTCCCCTAAAAAATTTGGAGGGAGAACGAATTAGTAGTTCTGCCATCCGCAAGGCTTTGCAGGCAGGCGATTTACAGAGTGCCAATTGCCTGTTGGGGCGTTCTTACTCCTTAGTGGGAAAGGTCTGTGAGGGGCAACAACTGGGGCGAACCCTGGGTTTTCCTACGGCTAACTTGCAACTTCCACCTGAAAAGTTTTTGCCCAGGTCAGGAGTGTACGCGGTTCAGGTTCATATTTGCGAGAAAACGGACAGCTGCAATTTGCTGACCGAACCGAAACTTCTAGGCGTGATGAATATTGGTTTCCGCCCTACCTTAGATGGCACAACCCAGGTGATTGAAGTTCATTTGCTGGACTGGGCAGGGGATTTGTATGGACGAACATTGGTCGTTCATTTAGCAGAGTTTCTGAGACCAGAACAAAAATTTGCTTCCCTGGACGTCTTGAAAGCCCAAATTCAGGCAGACTGCGTTGCGGCTAAAGCAATCCTTACAAAAGATCAATCGGCATCATTGCCCCCAGGTAACTCTGAACCAGGCTGA
- a CDS encoding MBL fold metallo-hydrolase: MSNTENQFTVTFWGVRGSIASPGSGTVQYGGNTPCVEMKVGGDRLIFDGGTGIRVLGRSLLAQMPLEASIFFTHSHWDHIQGFPFFEPAFTKGNLFHIYGAVAPNGSTIEQRLNDQMLHPNFPVPLQIMGADLKFYDIEVGKPIQVGKNIVVESAMLNHPGQAVGYRVNWKGHAAAYVTDTEHLDNGCLDENVLFLAQNADVFIYDATYTDEEYHSEKSSKKGWGHSTWQEAVKVAKAANVKTLVIFHHDPLHSDIFLDQGWGASQASIP, encoded by the coding sequence ATGTCCAACACGGAAAACCAGTTTACAGTTACCTTTTGGGGCGTGAGGGGGAGTATCGCCTCTCCCGGCTCTGGAACGGTACAGTATGGTGGCAACACGCCCTGCGTCGAAATGAAGGTCGGGGGCGATCGCTTGATTTTTGATGGAGGAACGGGAATTCGAGTTTTAGGTCGTTCTCTTCTGGCGCAAATGCCGTTAGAAGCCTCGATCTTTTTCACCCATTCCCACTGGGATCACATCCAGGGGTTTCCCTTTTTTGAGCCTGCTTTTACAAAGGGGAATTTGTTTCACATTTATGGAGCGGTTGCCCCCAATGGCTCAACCATTGAGCAGCGTTTGAACGATCAGATGCTCCATCCTAATTTCCCAGTTCCCTTGCAAATTATGGGAGCAGACCTCAAGTTCTACGACATTGAAGTGGGGAAACCGATTCAAGTGGGAAAGAATATTGTGGTTGAGAGCGCAATGCTTAACCATCCCGGTCAGGCGGTCGGTTACCGGGTCAACTGGAAGGGACATGCAGCCGCCTACGTCACCGATACGGAACACCTGGACAATGGTTGCCTGGATGAAAATGTTTTGTTTCTGGCACAGAATGCGGATGTTTTCATCTACGACGCAACCTATACAGACGAAGAATATCACTCCGAGAAGTCCAGCAAAAAAGGTTGGGGGCATTCAACCTGGCAAGAAGCGGTGAAAGTCGCCAAGGCAGCAAATGTCAAAACCCTGGTTATTTTTCACCACGACCCTTTACATAGCGATATTTTTTTAGATCAGGGTTGGGGAGCAAGTCAGGCAAGCATTCCCTAA
- the surE gene encoding 5'/3'-nucleotidase SurE, with amino-acid sequence MKLLISNDDGIFALGIRSLANHLAEAGHEVTVVCPDQERSATGHGLTLHQPIRAENVDSVFHPRVKAWACSGTPADCVKLALWALLDSPPDLVLSGINHGSNLGTDVLYSGTVSAAMEGVIEGIPSIAFSLCSFSSRNFEPAAMFAESLVAQLAKQPLTELLLLNVNVPAVEAAAIAGVLTTRQGVRRYVDVFEKRTDPRGKTYYWLAGELLEEVEEPVNSDGQVTDVQAIRTNYITITPLQYNLTSPTGLMGLQDYKFHFP; translated from the coding sequence ATGAAACTATTGATTAGCAATGATGATGGCATCTTTGCCCTTGGTATCCGCTCCCTAGCGAACCACCTGGCAGAAGCAGGTCACGAAGTTACCGTTGTTTGCCCCGACCAGGAGCGATCGGCAACCGGGCACGGACTCACCCTACACCAACCAATTCGAGCAGAAAATGTAGACTCCGTATTCCATCCCCGTGTCAAAGCCTGGGCCTGTTCTGGAACGCCAGCAGATTGCGTCAAACTGGCACTCTGGGCACTGCTTGATAGTCCACCCGATCTGGTTCTCTCAGGCATCAATCACGGTTCTAACCTGGGAACCGATGTGTTGTATTCAGGAACGGTGTCAGCCGCAATGGAAGGGGTAATCGAAGGAATTCCCAGTATTGCATTTAGCTTGTGCAGCTTTTCCTCCCGTAATTTTGAACCCGCCGCAATGTTTGCCGAATCTCTGGTTGCCCAACTCGCCAAGCAACCCCTAACCGAATTATTGTTGCTAAATGTAAACGTGCCAGCCGTCGAAGCAGCGGCGATCGCAGGTGTCCTGACGACGCGCCAGGGTGTTCGTCGTTATGTGGATGTGTTTGAAAAGCGGACCGACCCCCGTGGTAAAACCTACTACTGGCTAGCTGGAGAACTCCTGGAAGAGGTTGAAGAACCAGTCAATTCCGATGGGCAGGTAACCGATGTCCAGGCAATCCGAACCAACTACATCACCATTACCCCACTGCAATACAATCTCACTTCACCAACCGGACTAATGGGTTTACAAGACTACAAGTTTCACTTTCCCTAA
- the pheS gene encoding phenylalanine--tRNA ligase subunit alpha, which produces MTVQSQELETQLEAIRQEAQQVLTAADTLEQLEQLRVKYLGKKGPIPQVLGGMGKLDAKDRPRIGALANEVKESIQQELDRRRADLQAAQIQAKLEAETLDVTMPGVFRSQGRVHPLNQMVDQVIDIFVGLGYTVAEGPEMETDYYNFEALNFLPDHPARDMQDTLYLPDGNLLRTHTSSVQIRYMEANDPPIRIVIPGRCYRRDTVDASHTAVFNQIEFLAIDEGLTFTDLKGTLKVFLEQMFGEVPIRMRPSFFPFTEPSAEVDLEWKGRWLEIMGCGMVDPNVLKSVGYDPEIYTGFAGGMGVERLAAVLHQIDDIRRLYTSDLRFLEQF; this is translated from the coding sequence ATGACTGTGCAGTCCCAAGAACTTGAAACTCAATTAGAAGCAATTCGCCAGGAAGCTCAGCAGGTGTTGACGGCAGCGGATACTTTGGAGCAACTGGAACAGCTTCGAGTGAAATATTTAGGCAAAAAGGGACCAATTCCGCAAGTCCTGGGGGGAATGGGAAAACTGGACGCGAAGGATCGGCCCCGCATTGGGGCACTGGCAAATGAAGTGAAGGAATCGATCCAGCAAGAACTCGATCGCCGACGGGCAGATCTGCAAGCTGCTCAAATTCAGGCAAAGCTTGAGGCAGAAACCTTAGATGTAACCATGCCCGGTGTGTTTCGTTCCCAGGGACGGGTCCATCCCCTGAACCAAATGGTTGATCAGGTTATTGATATCTTTGTTGGTTTGGGCTACACCGTTGCCGAAGGGCCGGAGATGGAAACCGACTACTACAACTTTGAGGCGTTGAACTTCCTGCCAGACCACCCGGCACGGGATATGCAGGATACGCTGTATTTGCCTGATGGAAATCTTCTACGAACCCACACCTCTTCCGTACAGATTCGTTATATGGAAGCAAATGATCCGCCAATCAGGATTGTGATTCCAGGACGATGCTATCGGCGTGATACGGTAGATGCGAGCCACACGGCTGTGTTTAATCAGATTGAGTTTTTGGCGATCGATGAAGGGTTAACCTTCACTGACCTTAAAGGCACCCTAAAAGTTTTTCTGGAGCAAATGTTTGGCGAAGTGCCGATTCGGATGCGCCCCAGTTTCTTCCCCTTCACGGAACCTTCTGCCGAAGTCGATTTGGAATGGAAAGGGCGTTGGCTAGAGATTATGGGTTGCGGGATGGTTGACCCCAATGTCTTAAAATCAGTCGGCTACGACCCAGAAATTTATACTGGGTTTGCCGGTGGTATGGGTGTTGAAAGGCTAGCGGCAGTATTACACCAGATCGATGACATCCGGCGTTTGTATACCAGCGATTTGCGTTTTCTTGAACAGTTCTAA
- a CDS encoding pentapeptide repeat-containing protein encodes MKGILLPVLPAIALMTTLSLGLPVRAENPVQVKQLLETSACSACNLSGANLTGAHLIGADLRNANLQGANLANANLEGADLTGANLKGANLEGAFVTNAILDQANLAGVNLTNARMINASTVGAILTDIEISGADLLGSGISVGGEY; translated from the coding sequence ATGAAAGGAATTCTTCTACCCGTTCTACCAGCGATCGCCCTGATGACCACCCTGTCCCTGGGGCTTCCGGTTCGGGCTGAAAACCCTGTGCAAGTGAAGCAATTGCTGGAAACGAGCGCTTGCTCAGCATGCAATCTTTCGGGCGCAAACCTAACTGGGGCACATCTAATTGGCGCTGATCTTAGAAATGCCAACCTTCAAGGGGCAAATCTGGCAAACGCCAATTTGGAAGGAGCAGACCTAACGGGTGCCAACTTAAAGGGAGCCAACCTGGAAGGGGCATTTGTTACCAATGCCATCCTTGATCAGGCGAATTTGGCCGGGGTTAACTTGACGAATGCCAGAATGATCAACGCCAGTACGGTGGGTGCAATTCTGACGGATATCGAAATCTCCGGTGCAGATTTATTGGGGAGCGGTATCAGTGTCGGAGGCGAGTATTGA